A single region of the Bacteroides luhongzhouii genome encodes:
- the nagA gene encoding N-acetylglucosamine-6-phosphate deacetylase, whose product MKRLIIINGQLIFPDRIETGKALICINGKIEQIVTNKMLEINPDDQIIDAKQQYVSPGFIDMHIHGGGGHDFMDGTVEAFLKIAEAHAKYGTTAMVPTTLTCSDEELMNTFITYQKAKSLNNKGAKFIGLHLEGPYFSPSQCGAQDPNYLKKPCPKEYKQIINTSQDIVRWSVAPELEGSIEMGEELQKQHILPSIAHTNAIYEEVEKAYKAGYTHVTHLYSAMSSVTRRNAFRYAGVVEAAYLIDDITVEIIADGIHLPKPLLQFVYKFKGPDKTALCTDAMRGAGMPDGESILGSLTNGQKVIIEDGVAKMPDRSAFAGSVATTDRLVRTMIQLADVPLTDAIRMITLTPARILRIDSSKGSLEVGKDADIVIFDNQIHIINTISEGHVIYSK is encoded by the coding sequence ATGAAGAGATTAATCATTATAAATGGACAACTCATCTTTCCTGACCGTATAGAAACCGGTAAAGCATTGATCTGCATAAATGGAAAGATTGAACAAATCGTTACCAATAAAATGCTCGAGATAAACCCGGACGATCAAATAATAGATGCGAAACAGCAATATGTATCTCCCGGTTTTATTGATATGCATATTCACGGGGGAGGTGGACATGACTTTATGGACGGAACAGTGGAAGCATTTCTAAAAATCGCAGAAGCTCATGCGAAGTACGGAACAACAGCTATGGTACCTACAACGTTGACTTGTAGTGATGAAGAGTTAATGAACACTTTTATCACTTACCAAAAAGCAAAAAGCCTCAACAATAAAGGTGCTAAATTCATAGGGCTACATCTTGAAGGTCCCTATTTTTCACCCTCCCAATGTGGAGCACAAGATCCTAATTATCTCAAAAAACCATGTCCGAAGGAATATAAGCAAATTATAAATACTTCACAGGATATTGTACGTTGGAGCGTTGCTCCAGAACTAGAAGGGTCTATTGAAATGGGGGAAGAGTTGCAAAAGCAGCATATTCTCCCTTCCATCGCACACACCAACGCAATCTATGAAGAAGTGGAAAAAGCATACAAAGCCGGATATACCCATGTTACTCACTTATATTCGGCCATGTCATCTGTAACACGCAGAAATGCTTTTCGATATGCAGGAGTAGTGGAAGCTGCCTATTTGATTGATGATATAACAGTCGAAATCATCGCTGACGGTATACATCTCCCCAAACCGCTTCTTCAGTTTGTTTATAAATTCAAAGGACCCGATAAAACTGCACTTTGCACCGACGCGATGCGAGGGGCAGGAATGCCGGATGGAGAATCCATTCTAGGAAGTCTGACTAATGGTCAGAAAGTGATAATTGAAGACGGAGTTGCAAAAATGCCGGACCGTTCAGCTTTTGCAGGTAGTGTAGCCACTACCGACCGTTTGGTCAGAACTATGATACAATTAGCTGACGTCCCCCTCACCGACGCTATTCGCATGATAACACTTACCCCCGCCCGTATCTTACGCATAGATTCATCAAAAGGTTCCCTAGAAGTAGGCAAAGATGCCGATATCGTCATTTTCGACAATCAAATTCATATTATTAACACAATATCAGAAGGTCATGTTATCTATAGTAAATGA
- a CDS encoding glucosamine-6-phosphate deaminase yields the protein MLSIVNESATKVFQQELLTVKIYPTLQQMGSEAAKEVADRICKLLEEKAEINMVFAAAPSQNEFLNHLVQDKRIDWTKINAFHMDEYIGIHPDAPQSFGHFLRDRIFDKVPFKKVNYLNGRAKSLEEECKRYANLLTKYPVDIVCLGIGENGHIAFNDPDVADFNDPKLVKIVKLDPICRQQQVNEKCFERLDLVPKEALTLTIPALLEAEWMFCIVPFKNKAHAVYQAIYGEISKKCPASILRRKEKSSLYLDAESAEQINL from the coding sequence ATGTTATCTATAGTAAATGAATCAGCAACCAAAGTATTTCAACAAGAACTGCTGACCGTTAAGATTTATCCCACTCTTCAACAGATGGGTAGCGAAGCGGCAAAAGAAGTAGCTGATAGAATCTGTAAACTCTTGGAAGAAAAGGCTGAAATCAATATGGTTTTTGCTGCCGCTCCCTCACAAAATGAATTCTTAAATCATCTAGTTCAGGATAAACGAATCGACTGGACAAAAATTAATGCCTTCCACATGGATGAATACATCGGTATTCATCCGGACGCACCACAAAGTTTCGGTCATTTCCTCCGTGACCGTATCTTTGACAAAGTTCCTTTCAAGAAAGTAAACTACCTGAATGGGCGTGCAAAAAGTCTTGAAGAAGAATGTAAACGATATGCTAATCTACTTACCAAATATCCGGTAGACATTGTCTGTCTGGGTATCGGAGAAAATGGACACATTGCCTTCAATGATCCGGATGTAGCAGATTTCAATGATCCCAAACTGGTAAAAATCGTGAAACTCGATCCAATATGCCGTCAACAGCAAGTCAACGAGAAATGCTTCGAAAGACTGGATTTAGTACCCAAAGAAGCATTGACACTAACAATCCCTGCCTTGCTAGAAGCTGAATGGATGTTTTGTATTGTACCTTTTAAAAATAAGGCCCATGCAGTATATCAAGCTATTTATGGTGAAATTTCAAAAAAATGTCCGGCAAGTATATTACGAAGAAAAGAAAAATCTTCATTATATTTGGACGCCGAAAGTGCAGAACAAATAAATCTATAA
- a CDS encoding FAD:protein FMN transferase → MFHGFIPHIMGTRFDILLIHSNAERLNGLWTHIINELERLDKILNRFDPHSEVSKINSHTYQSKIQISKEMESILQLCSYYYETTSHLFDITLKDFSKIQLHEHSCISFISPDISLDFGGFAKGYALKKIKKLIEQENINHAFVNFGNSSILGMGHHPYGDSWRVSFLNPYNQSLLNEFDLKNTTLSTSGNTLQYTGHIMNPLTGLLNEQRKASSIISTDPLEAEILSTVWMIANKEQQLLLTENFKNIQATIYDL, encoded by the coding sequence ATGTTTCATGGCTTCATTCCTCATATCATGGGGACACGATTCGATATTTTGCTTATTCATTCTAATGCAGAACGTTTAAACGGACTTTGGACTCATATCATCAATGAGCTGGAGCGATTGGATAAGATATTAAATCGTTTTGATCCTCATAGTGAAGTTTCCAAGATTAATAGTCATACTTATCAAAGCAAGATTCAAATCAGCAAAGAGATGGAATCAATCTTACAGCTTTGCTCATACTATTATGAGACCACTTCACACTTATTCGACATTACATTAAAAGACTTCTCCAAAATACAACTTCATGAACATTCATGTATCTCCTTTATATCTCCTGATATTTCACTCGACTTTGGAGGTTTTGCCAAAGGGTATGCTTTGAAGAAAATCAAAAAACTCATAGAACAAGAGAACATCAACCATGCATTTGTCAATTTCGGTAATAGCTCCATTTTGGGCATGGGACATCATCCTTATGGAGACAGTTGGAGAGTAAGTTTTCTGAATCCTTATAATCAGTCTCTTTTAAATGAATTCGATCTTAAAAATACAACATTATCCACTTCCGGTAATACGCTTCAATATACCGGACACATTATGAATCCACTTACGGGTCTATTAAATGAACAACGAAAAGCAAGCTCTATCATATCTACAGATCCGTTAGAGGCTGAAATTCTAAGTACCGTATGGATGATCGCGAATAAAGAACAACAACTATTACTCACTGAGAATTTTAAAAATATACAAGCAACCATATATGACTTATAA
- a CDS encoding DNA gyrase/topoisomerase IV subunit A, translating to MSDEINEITEEHSDYKPTDARDESVKHQLTGMYQNWFLDYASYVILERAVPHINDGLKPVQRRILHSMKRLDDGRYNKVANIVGHTMQFHPHGDASIGDALVQLGQKDLLIDCQGNWGNILTGDGAAAPRYIEARLSKFALDVVFNPKTTEWKLSYDGRNKEPVTLPVKFPLLLAQGVEGIAVGLSSKILPHNFNELCDASISYLRGEEFQLYPDFQTGGSIDVAKYNDGERGGAVKIRAKINKIDNKTLAITEIPYGKTTSTVIDSILKAVDKGKIKIRKVDDNTAANVEILVHLAPGTSSDKTIDALYAFTDCEVSISPNCCVIDDSKPHFLTVSKVLRKSADNTLDLLKQELEIKKNEILEALHFASLEKIFIEERIYKDKEFEQSKDMDAACAHIDERLTPYYPKFIREVTKEDILKLMEIKMGRILKFNSDKADELIARMKEEVAEIDNHLDHIVDYTVNWYQMLKNKYGKNFPRRTELRNFDTIEAAKVVEANEKLYINREEGFIGTALKKDEFVACCSDIDDVIIFFRDGKYIVTPVADKKFVGKNVLYVNVFKKNDKRTIYNIAYRDGKEGTTYVKRFAVTSVVRDREYDVTLGTPESRITYFSANPNGEAEIIKVTLKPNPRVRRIIFEHDFSEVSIKGRQARGVILTRLPVHKISLKQKGGSTLGGRKVWFDRDILRLNYDGRGEYLGEFQSDDSILIVLNNGDFYTTNFDLSNHYEDNVSIVEKFDPNKIWTAALYDADQQNYPYLKRFCFESSNRKQNYLGENKNNRLILLTDEYYPRLEVIFGGHDSFREPLNIDADEFIAVKGFKAKGKRITTYAVETINELEPTRFPEPSQEQQEVPEEEPENLDPDSDKSEGDIIDEITGQMKLF from the coding sequence ATGAGTGACGAAATCAACGAGATAACGGAAGAACATTCAGACTACAAACCGACGGACGCGCGGGACGAAAGCGTAAAACATCAGTTAACAGGCATGTACCAGAATTGGTTTCTGGACTATGCTTCATATGTTATTCTGGAACGTGCCGTACCTCACATCAATGACGGTTTAAAGCCTGTACAACGTCGTATCCTGCATTCTATGAAACGTCTGGATGACGGACGGTATAATAAAGTGGCAAATATTGTGGGACACACCATGCAGTTCCACCCTCATGGGGATGCTTCTATCGGGGATGCCCTGGTACAGTTGGGACAGAAAGACCTGTTGATTGACTGTCAGGGTAACTGGGGTAATATTCTCACCGGAGACGGTGCTGCTGCTCCCCGTTATATCGAGGCACGTTTATCCAAGTTTGCGCTAGATGTTGTCTTCAATCCCAAAACTACCGAATGGAAATTGTCTTATGACGGACGAAATAAGGAACCAGTCACTCTTCCTGTGAAATTCCCATTGTTACTGGCACAGGGAGTGGAAGGTATCGCTGTCGGACTTTCTTCCAAGATATTGCCGCATAACTTCAACGAACTTTGTGATGCTTCCATCAGCTATCTACGTGGGGAAGAATTCCAATTGTATCCCGATTTCCAGACAGGTGGCTCAATCGACGTAGCCAAATACAACGACGGAGAACGTGGCGGAGCAGTGAAAATACGTGCCAAGATCAACAAGATTGATAACAAAACACTTGCAATTACAGAGATCCCTTATGGGAAGACCACTTCAACAGTAATCGATTCTATCCTGAAAGCAGTTGATAAAGGAAAAATCAAAATTCGCAAGGTAGACGACAACACAGCTGCCAACGTAGAAATATTAGTGCATTTGGCACCTGGTACATCATCGGACAAAACAATCGATGCATTGTACGCATTCACCGATTGCGAAGTAAGTATCTCACCCAACTGCTGCGTGATTGATGACAGCAAACCTCATTTCCTCACTGTCAGCAAAGTTCTGAGAAAGTCGGCAGACAACACGCTGGATCTGCTAAAACAGGAACTGGAAATCAAGAAAAACGAAATATTGGAAGCGTTGCACTTTGCTTCGCTCGAAAAGATATTTATCGAAGAACGCATCTATAAGGACAAAGAGTTCGAACAATCCAAAGATATGGACGCAGCCTGTGCACATATTGACGAACGCCTGACGCCTTACTATCCGAAATTTATCCGCGAAGTAACCAAAGAGGATATTCTCAAACTGATGGAAATCAAAATGGGACGTATTTTGAAATTCAACTCGGACAAAGCGGATGAACTGATTGCCAGAATGAAAGAAGAAGTGGCCGAGATTGATAATCATCTGGATCACATCGTAGATTATACTGTCAACTGGTATCAGATGTTGAAGAACAAATACGGCAAGAACTTCCCGCGCCGTACGGAACTACGTAACTTCGACACCATCGAAGCTGCCAAAGTAGTAGAAGCAAACGAAAAACTTTATATCAACCGCGAAGAAGGATTTATCGGAACAGCCTTGAAAAAAGACGAGTTCGTTGCATGTTGTTCGGATATCGATGATGTCATTATCTTCTTCCGCGACGGTAAGTATATCGTTACTCCTGTTGCCGACAAGAAATTCGTCGGCAAAAACGTTCTCTATGTCAATGTATTCAAGAAGAACGATAAACGTACGATCTACAATATAGCTTACCGCGACGGAAAAGAAGGAACGACATACGTAAAACGTTTCGCCGTGACCTCTGTAGTTCGCGACCGCGAATATGATGTCACCCTGGGAACTCCCGAATCACGGATTACCTATTTCAGTGCCAACCCGAATGGAGAAGCCGAAATCATCAAGGTGACATTGAAACCGAATCCGCGTGTACGCCGTATCATTTTCGAGCATGACTTCAGTGAGGTCAGTATCAAGGGACGTCAGGCACGAGGCGTGATTCTTACCCGCTTGCCGGTACATAAGATATCCCTGAAACAAAAAGGAGGTTCCACGCTCGGTGGACGTAAAGTATGGTTTGACCGTGACATACTCCGCCTCAACTATGACGGACGAGGTGAATATCTGGGTGAATTCCAAAGCGACGACAGCATATTGATTGTTCTGAACAACGGTGATTTCTATACTACCAACTTCGACTTGAGCAACCACTATGAAGATAATGTAAGCATCGTGGAGAAGTTCGATCCTAACAAGATATGGACTGCCGCGCTTTACGATGCCGACCAGCAGAATTATCCGTATCTGAAACGTTTCTGTTTTGAGTCCTCCAACCGTAAACAGAACTACTTGGGAGAAAATAAGAACAACCGTCTGATCCTATTGACCGACGAGTACTATCCTCGCCTGGAAGTAATATTTGGCGGACACGACAGTTTCCGGGAACCACTGAATATCGATGCAGATGAATTCATTGCTGTAAAAGGTTTCAAAGCTAAAGGAAAACGTATCACGACCTATGCAGTGGAGACGATCAATGAGCTTGAACCAACTCGCTTCCCCGAACCCTCACAAGAGCAACAGGAAGTTCCTGAAGAGGAACCGGAAAACCTGGACCCAGACAGCGACAAGAGCGAAGGCGATATTATCGATGAGATCACCGGGCAGATGAAATTATTCTGA
- a CDS encoding putative oxidoreductase C-terminal domain-containing protein — protein MKLIYNNIVFLVLSLAVASCSLSKKRTVNEADTNRAHKIKLTVLDPGHFHASLLQKDTLKDISDTIYIYAPEGTGLNQYMESINSYNQRAEAPTSWVCQVHKGDDYFSRMLAEQRGGVVVLAGNNQKKTHYIIESIKAGYNVLSDKPLAITQQDFNLLVEAYLLAKEKDLLLYDLMTERYDILNIIEKELLQKKELFGELLQGSPENPSITMESVHHFFKNVSGKPLIRPAWYYDTAQQGEGIADVTTHLIDLVQWQCFPDKAIHYLSDVKVTKATHWPTSITLPEFSQSTQMNSFPSYLDKHIKNNKLEVLANGTLNFTIKGIHIGMKVTWNYTPPTNGGDTFTSIKKGSKATLKIVQDEKNGFVKELYIQKEPDIDNRTFEVQLQKTVEQLQITYPFLSVKNKKNGTYLIDIPQEYRLGHEEHFSKVAKAFLHYIRNKNIPKWENENTLTKYYITTTAVEMAKKEKKENK, from the coding sequence ATGAAACTCATATACAACAACATCGTTTTTTTAGTGCTTTCATTGGCGGTTGCTTCATGCTCTTTATCTAAAAAACGGACTGTCAATGAAGCAGACACCAACAGAGCTCACAAAATAAAATTAACCGTTCTCGATCCGGGACATTTTCACGCCAGCTTACTCCAAAAAGACACGCTGAAAGATATCAGTGATACAATTTACATATATGCTCCTGAAGGAACAGGTCTTAACCAATATATGGAAAGTATCAATTCTTACAATCAGCGTGCAGAGGCCCCCACCTCGTGGGTATGTCAGGTACATAAAGGAGATGATTATTTTTCCCGAATGCTCGCCGAACAGAGAGGGGGTGTTGTTGTTCTAGCAGGAAACAATCAAAAAAAGACACACTATATAATAGAGTCTATCAAAGCAGGATACAATGTTCTTTCGGACAAGCCTTTAGCTATCACTCAACAAGATTTCAACTTACTGGTTGAGGCTTACCTATTGGCAAAAGAAAAAGATCTTCTTTTATATGATTTGATGACAGAACGATATGATATTCTCAACATCATAGAAAAAGAACTATTACAAAAAAAGGAGCTGTTCGGTGAACTGTTACAAGGTTCACCGGAAAATCCTTCTATCACTATGGAAAGCGTTCATCACTTCTTCAAAAATGTATCCGGTAAACCTTTGATCAGACCAGCCTGGTATTACGATACAGCGCAACAGGGTGAAGGTATTGCTGATGTAACCACTCACCTTATTGATCTGGTACAATGGCAGTGTTTTCCGGACAAAGCTATCCACTATTTGTCGGATGTAAAAGTAACTAAAGCTACACACTGGCCCACTTCAATCACACTACCAGAGTTCAGCCAATCAACTCAAATGAATTCTTTTCCTTCTTATCTTGATAAACATATAAAGAATAACAAATTGGAAGTATTAGCAAATGGAACATTAAATTTTACAATTAAAGGCATTCACATAGGAATGAAAGTCACATGGAATTATACTCCACCCACTAACGGAGGAGACACATTTACTTCCATAAAAAAAGGGAGCAAAGCCACTTTAAAAATCGTTCAAGATGAAAAGAATGGATTTGTAAAAGAGCTATATATACAGAAAGAACCGGACATTGACAATCGGACATTTGAAGTTCAATTACAAAAAACAGTGGAGCAACTTCAAATAACTTATCCGTTCTTATCTGTCAAAAACAAAAAGAATGGAACTTACCTTATTGATATTCCACAGGAATACAGACTAGGACATGAAGAGCATTTCAGTAAAGTAGCAAAAGCTTTTCTGCATTATATACGTAACAAAAACATCCCGAAATGGGAGAACGAAAATACATTAACCAAATATTACATTACTACAACTGCTGTAGAAATGGCAAAGAAAGAAAAGAAAGAAAATAAATAA
- a CDS encoding Gfo/Idh/MocA family oxidoreductase: MTTRRDFIKKTVAGTAALSLGSILPGFGSSRYQDILGANEKIRIGVIGVNSRGKALAQGFAKLPDCEVTYICDVDSRALEKCQAAIHKITGRTPKGEKDIRKMLESNDFEAVVIATPDHWHAKAAIMAMQAGKHVYLEKPTSHNPAENEMLVRATLKYNRIVQVGNQRRSFPNVIKAMEEIKSGSIGKVRYAKSWYVNNRPSIGTGKVVPVPDYLDWDLWQGPAPRVADFKDNFIHYNWHWFWNWGTGEALNNGTHFVDMLRWGVGVDYPTKVDSIGGRYRFQDDWQTPDTQLITFQFGDEASFSWEGRSCNTMPVDGYGVGTAFYGETGTLFIGGGNEYKIADIKGKTIKEVKSDLKFETGNLLNPSEKLDAFHFRNWFDAIRKGTKLNSGIVDACISTQLVQLGNIAQRVGHSLQIDPGSGRILNDLEANKLWGREYEKGWEIRV, translated from the coding sequence ATGACAACAAGAAGAGATTTCATCAAAAAAACAGTAGCAGGTACAGCTGCGCTTTCATTAGGAAGCATACTTCCAGGATTCGGTTCAAGCCGTTATCAAGATATTCTGGGAGCTAACGAAAAAATACGCATCGGAGTCATTGGAGTGAATTCGAGAGGTAAGGCCTTGGCGCAAGGATTTGCCAAACTACCAGATTGTGAAGTTACTTACATCTGTGATGTAGACTCAAGAGCATTAGAAAAATGTCAGGCTGCTATCCACAAAATTACCGGACGTACTCCCAAAGGAGAAAAAGACATTCGTAAAATGTTAGAGTCAAACGATTTTGAAGCAGTGGTGATTGCTACCCCTGACCATTGGCATGCCAAAGCAGCCATTATGGCTATGCAGGCTGGAAAGCATGTTTATCTGGAAAAACCGACCAGTCATAATCCGGCAGAAAATGAAATGTTGGTTCGAGCCACTTTGAAATATAACCGGATTGTTCAAGTGGGTAACCAACGCCGTTCCTTTCCCAATGTAATTAAAGCTATGGAAGAAATAAAATCCGGTTCTATCGGAAAAGTGAGATATGCCAAATCTTGGTATGTCAATAATCGCCCTTCCATTGGAACAGGGAAAGTTGTTCCTGTACCTGATTATCTGGATTGGGATTTATGGCAAGGTCCTGCCCCACGTGTTGCAGATTTCAAAGATAATTTCATCCATTATAACTGGCATTGGTTTTGGAACTGGGGAACAGGTGAAGCACTCAACAATGGAACTCACTTTGTTGATATGCTCCGTTGGGGGGTAGGTGTGGATTATCCTACAAAGGTTGATTCTATCGGAGGTCGGTATCGTTTTCAAGACGACTGGCAAACTCCTGACACACAACTTATCACCTTCCAATTTGGCGACGAAGCATCTTTTTCATGGGAAGGACGTAGTTGTAATACGATGCCGGTAGACGGATATGGAGTAGGAACCGCATTTTATGGAGAAACCGGAACTCTCTTCATTGGCGGTGGCAATGAATATAAAATTGCAGATATAAAAGGGAAAACAATTAAAGAGGTAAAAAGTGATTTAAAATTTGAGACCGGCAATCTGTTGAATCCATCCGAAAAGTTGGATGCCTTCCACTTCCGAAACTGGTTTGATGCCATTCGTAAAGGAACAAAGTTAAATTCCGGAATTGTAGACGCCTGTATCAGTACCCAGTTAGTACAATTAGGTAACATTGCCCAACGTGTTGGACATTCATTACAGATTGATCCGGGAAGCGGACGAATTCTTAACGATTTGGAAGCCAATAAGCTTTGGGGAAGAGAGTACGAAAAAGGTTGGGAAATACGGGTTTAA
- a CDS encoding Gfo/Idh/MocA family protein, producing MKEHKEKGVDLGLRQFIKSLGYVAGGTALLATTPWLTSCTPEKLKEIKHEKARIALIGTGSRGQYHIHNLKEIPHAQIVAVCDNYAPNLQQALELCPDAKSYTDYRKLLESKDIDGVIISTPLNWHAPIVLDALAAGKHVFCEKAMARTLEECKAIYDAYQETNQVLYFCMQRMYDEKYIKGMQMIHSGLIGDVVGMRCHWFRNADWRRPVPSPELERKINWRLYKESSGGLMTELACHQLEVCNWAAKRIPVSIMGMGDIVYWKDGREVYDSVNVTYRYSDGTKIAYESLISNKFNGMEDQILGHKGTMEMAKGIYYLEEDHSTSGIRQLIDQVKDKVFAAIPTAGPSWRPETKMEYTPHFIIDGDIHVNSGLSMIGADKDGSDIILSSFCQSCITGEKAQNIVEEAYCSTVLCLLGNQAMDEQRHILFPDEYKIPYMKF from the coding sequence ATGAAAGAACATAAAGAAAAAGGAGTAGACTTAGGACTCAGACAATTTATAAAAAGCCTGGGATATGTTGCCGGAGGGACCGCTTTATTAGCGACCACTCCCTGGCTTACTTCCTGTACCCCTGAAAAGCTAAAAGAGATCAAGCATGAAAAAGCACGAATCGCTTTAATTGGCACTGGTTCCAGAGGACAATACCACATTCATAACCTCAAAGAAATTCCACACGCGCAAATTGTTGCCGTATGTGATAATTATGCTCCCAATCTTCAGCAGGCATTGGAGCTTTGCCCGGATGCCAAGTCCTATACAGACTACCGTAAGCTGCTGGAATCGAAAGATATCGATGGAGTCATCATATCCACACCACTAAACTGGCACGCCCCCATTGTACTGGATGCTTTGGCTGCAGGCAAACATGTTTTCTGCGAAAAAGCAATGGCACGTACTTTAGAAGAATGCAAGGCAATTTACGATGCATATCAAGAGACCAATCAAGTCCTCTACTTTTGTATGCAACGAATGTATGACGAGAAGTATATCAAAGGGATGCAAATGATTCATTCCGGACTGATCGGAGATGTGGTAGGAATGCGCTGCCATTGGTTCAGAAATGCAGACTGGCGTCGTCCTGTACCTTCACCGGAATTGGAGCGCAAAATCAATTGGAGATTATATAAAGAAAGTTCGGGTGGACTAATGACTGAACTGGCTTGCCATCAATTGGAAGTATGTAACTGGGCAGCTAAAAGAATACCGGTAAGTATCATGGGAATGGGTGATATTGTTTACTGGAAAGACGGTCGTGAAGTATACGATAGTGTAAATGTGACTTACCGATATTCCGATGGAACCAAGATTGCCTATGAATCTTTGATTTCCAATAAGTTCAATGGTATGGAAGATCAGATTCTAGGTCACAAAGGTACGATGGAAATGGCTAAAGGTATTTATTACCTGGAAGAAGATCATTCTACTTCGGGTATCCGCCAATTAATCGATCAGGTAAAAGACAAAGTTTTTGCCGCCATCCCAACGGCAGGCCCCAGCTGGCGACCGGAAACGAAAATGGAATACACTCCACATTTCATTATTGACGGAGATATTCACGTTAACAGTGGATTAAGTATGATCGGAGCAGATAAAGACGGTTCAGATATCATTCTGTCCTCCTTCTGTCAATCGTGCATTACTGGAGAGAAAGCACAGAATATAGTAGAAGAGGCTTACTGTTCTACAGTCCTTTGCTTACTTGGAAATCAGGCAATGGATGAGCAACGTCACATCCTCTTCCCCGACGAATATAAAATACCTTATATGAAATTCTAA
- a CDS encoding Gfo/Idh/MocA family protein has translation MKNKITFFFVLLIISTSIYAQKNMKIGIIGLDTSHSTAFTELINSGSDETFSKGFRVVAAYPYGSKTIQSSYKRIPEYIEKVKAHGVEIVSSIADLLDKVDCVLLETNDGRLHLEQAIEVFKAGKICYIDKPIGATLGEAIAIYEMAEKYNIPIFSSSALRFTPQNQKLRNDELGKILGADCYSPHKVEPTHPDFGFYGIHGVETLYTIMGTGCKSVNRMSSDRGDVVVGCWKDGRIGTFRGITKGPQIYGGTAFTSKGTVTVGGYQGYKALLKQILTFFQTRVAPISKEETIEIFTFMKASNMSKEQDGKIITLKEAYQKGWKDAQKLIKAYK, from the coding sequence ATGAAAAACAAAATTACTTTTTTCTTTGTATTACTGATAATCAGTACCAGTATATACGCACAAAAAAACATGAAAATAGGGATTATCGGTTTGGACACTTCCCATTCTACCGCTTTTACAGAATTGATCAATAGCGGCTCAGACGAGACTTTTTCTAAAGGGTTCCGGGTAGTAGCCGCTTACCCGTATGGTTCTAAAACAATTCAATCCAGCTATAAACGTATTCCCGAATATATTGAAAAAGTTAAGGCTCATGGAGTAGAAATCGTCTCTTCTATAGCAGACTTATTGGATAAAGTAGATTGCGTGCTTCTGGAAACAAATGACGGACGGCTTCATCTTGAACAGGCTATAGAAGTCTTCAAGGCTGGCAAGATTTGTTACATAGACAAACCTATCGGAGCTACATTAGGAGAGGCTATCGCTATCTATGAGATGGCAGAAAAATATAACATACCAATCTTTTCATCCTCTGCCCTGCGTTTTACCCCTCAAAATCAAAAATTGAGGAATGATGAATTAGGTAAAATCTTAGGAGCAGACTGTTATTCCCCACATAAAGTGGAACCTACTCATCCAGATTTCGGTTTTTATGGAATCCATGGGGTCGAAACTCTGTACACTATTATGGGTACAGGATGTAAATCTGTCAACCGTATGTCATCCGACAGAGGAGATGTTGTAGTGGGATGCTGGAAAGATGGAAGAATCGGCACATTCCGGGGAATCACCAAAGGACCGCAGATTTATGGAGGTACAGCCTTTACGTCTAAAGGTACGGTAACCGTTGGAGGATATCAAGGATATAAAGCACTCCTTAAACAAATCCTAACATTCTTCCAAACCAGAGTTGCACCTATTTCAAAAGAAGAAACAATTGAAATATTCACTTTTATGAAAGCTTCTAATATGAGTAAAGAGCAAGATGGAAAAATTATTACATTGAAAGAGGCTTACCAAAAAGGTTGGAAAGATGCACAGAAGTTAATTAAAGCTTACAAGTAA